ataatttatttttatattttttaaaaaatatgaggttatatttttatttttattttatcgataggtattatatttctttgatCTTTTTACTTGTCCCTTGTTAACTTGACACTTTCTTTAAGAAAATACTTATTCTGTTTCAAATTATTTGTCGTGTTCATCTTTTTAAAAGTtatcttaaatttttaaaatagtaaataatttaaaataaatatttttaaaaatcacgaTAAATTAATTGAGATGGAAGGAGGagtaaaaataaatgaataaaaaggaaggaattttatatatatatatatatgggagaAGTAAAAAAAGGAATGGAAGAGTAACATTTTTAAGATCCtaattataagttttaaaaaaatcttcattttaaagaaattatcGGGTTGAATCAGCTAATGTCATTAATATGGCGGAATTATCTTTAAAATAGTACAGGTATCGACTATTTGATAACTTTGTATGTGGTGAGTTAAGtagataaaaaaatgaaaacatcACTGAATTTGAGTTAAGTTTATAAAATGATATTGAAATAATATTGTGTTGAATTTGATAAGttgatataatgatattaaaatagtgTTGATTGGTTTTaatgtttgaaatttgaagaagataCCAAAAAACAAATTTGATTTCTTTATAAATTCACAGTGatagattttgcataatctAGAAGGTTTGATCGCTTGATAGATTTTAGAATATTCaataatgagagaataaaaatagtgaaagaaaaagaaaaaagttaaaTATATGAATAATAATACTGATTCATGATAATCGTCAGAATATAAATGATGCAACAAAATAGATAGCCACATAAGAAATGATGCAACAATTAACTAACACTATTTCATTCTGAATTATTGCAACAGTTCTTCTATTGAATGAGGTAAAcgattattatattttctatcaAAAAAGTTTTATGTAGTTATAAGAACTTATCACGgaggtaaaataaaaaaattaattaagttaaatacattgcaaattaagaaaattatcATCTTATttacagaataaaaaaaataaagctaCATAAAATAGGAAAGCGGAAATATTCTTTTACCATGTCTGTCAATTTGCAGCAATGTGTCTATTTTATATAAACTGATCTCATATCTAAGTTCcatcaataaaaatatgttGACATTTGAGTAGctgtttcttttttcctttaaaaaaaatacttttcaagATGCAGAGAATAAAgaaagaagtaaaaataaatttctcaTTTCAGAGTAATTTGGCTTTTTCTAGAAATAGTTTGTTTTTTATTGGGAGTGAAATTTCTCATTTTAGTGGGGGTGAGATGAAAGCTGAAATTTCTTTTGGATTCTACTTTTGGTTTAGGGGTTGTACTAATTTTGGGCCATTTATTGATGGTCATAAATTTAGACTTTGGTTTAGAAAGTAGATTTAAACGGTAAATGAAAACGGAGGTTTGTATTTGATGTCTTTTGTAATAAAAATATGTCATTgatacttaaaataaattttataaaatagttGTTAGATCAATTATGTTGTATGGGATGGAGTGCTGATCAAGAACTCGCACGTTTAGAAGATGAAAACAGTGAAAATAAGGATGTTAATAAAGATGTGGAGACATAAGATTTGGAACGAGGATAATTGGGATAATGTGGGAGAGACTTTCACAATGAATAAGATGAGAAAGGCGAAACTGAAATAGTTTGAACATGTGAAAGAGAAGATGCATGAATGTTCCAAAGATGTGTGAGAAGATCCAATTTACTACATCCATATTACATGTGATAAAGTAAGTGGTTTCTCCATtagaaggaaaaataataatttaaatactaaatatttttctataatcATTTTCATAATCTTCCGTTAGaagtaaaaaagaaagagaatttaaatatataaagaaaatctaTAATTTATTCACTAAACAAATTTAAATcctttttgaatttcatatttttgaatGGCCCGTTAGAGTCAATAATAATGTCCAATTTAATATAAGTAGACACAACATGTTATAAATCAAGTGCTTCTTAAacgttaaaaagaaaaataatataaatattcagATAATCAAGTGCTTTAATAGAAATTCTTTTTCTATACCGACAAATTTAATCTCATTTTGAATTCCATGTTCTAAAATAGCATGAGAAAGCCAATAATAATATCCAATTTACTATAAGCATTTCACATTACATGTTATAAAATAAGTGCTCCatcagattattttttttaaacagaAAATTTAAATATGTATAACCATTCGGATAATCCTCCTCTAGAAGTCAAAAAGGAAGAGAacttaaatatgaatattttttctataatttaTCAACCCGACAAATTTaagttagttttaaattttataatctagaatgaccctttaaAGCTAACGATAACGTCCAATTTATCACAAACACTTTCTATTACATGTGATAAACAAGTACTCCATCAGAagtcaaaaagaaagaaggaaaacttAAATACGAAATATTTTCAATAATCATGCGAATAATTATCTTCCATTAAGTGCAAAAAGAGATATAacttaaatatacaatatttttttataatcattTAATATCTGATAGCTAATGCCCGACTAATTCAAATTCACTTTACATTTCATGCTACATATAAACTTAATATAAAAGAATATTAAGTAGATAAATAGAAAGAATTAAAGGAGAAGGGTAAGTTGGTCAAATGACCGACTAAATCGAAGCTCCTCTATTCGCTTTTATAATATCTTAAATATATACTTtctacttaaaaaaaaaaaaaaagaagacagaAACTTGGTGGGCTATAGCCCAACACCAGGACCCAACCTCATAGAATAAGAAGTGCTCCGGTTGAGCCCAACCCAATTATAGGAGATGGGCTTGACCCATGTTTGACTTGGAGTTTTTGCTGCTTCTTCAATGGCAGTCTCAATCACCCCCATCTTAAACCCTTGAAAAACCCCAGGAACTTAATTGAAATATTTTGCTAAATTGATAGCTAAGATTGTTAAGGGGGTTCAACTTTCACATGTATACTGCTCAGTAAGTGGTTAAAAATGCATGATCTTAATAACTCATGCGTGTCTCCCAGATGTTTGATAAAATTCGTATGAGAATATTTCAAGTTTTTGTTCCAATTGAACATACATTTGCATGTAGCCTATTACatgatttttgttttgttttcaaATGTTAATGTAGAAATGGTGGGCGTAGATAGAGCTGAGCTAGGGGGTTTGCTTGAAATTCTACCCCCTGTTGAGTTCTGCTGTATATATGGTTCTAAACTCCATCCCAACAACAAAGATGAGGTTTTTTTCTACTTCTTTGGTCCGTGCTGGGATAGATGTGATTTTGGGTCGTTTGTTAAAGTGTTCACCTGATAATTAATGCATTTCTAGCTACTTCCGTTTATGGTTTTGTTTGATCAAGAAGTTCTATAAAGTACATTACTAACAACATCATTGCTAGACATCTATGACAGATTATATAATTGGAGTATCGGATCCTCGACAATGGCATTCTGAGGTAATTGCTGAATTTTAAGCAACTCTCTGTCCATCTCTGTCCTCAAAATCTAACGTCTTTCTACAATCCAGAATCTAAAATTGAACAAGAATCACTATGCTTCGTGCCTTATTCGCCTTGGTGGAGCAAGGATGGTGCTATTTCCTTTCTTGAATTAACTTTAATTTCCCTCATTTTTTCTCaacttcatatatatttttcagtAATAAATTTACATTTCAACTTTAACTAAAGAATAATTTACTGTGCGTTGTGTCAGATAACTGATATTGCAAATGACATTGGTGTTGGCGTACACTTCAACCCATTTGTGTGTTGCAACAACAAGGTATTGACCATTTAATGAAGATGCACTTTCTATTAACACATTAGCAATTTCACATTAAGTAACTTTTACAGATGGTCAAGTATGGAGTTGTACAGATGCATGACTTGATTCAAGATATATTGGGATGGAAGAGGTTTTATCTCAGCGGTCGTTTGCAAAAACCTGTATGGCTCATTTTGAAGTGCTATTTATATAACATGTTTTAAAAAGGATTTCGGTTTCAGTATTAGTTACATTGATGTAAGGACTGTTGAATGAATTGAAGTTGGTTAGAATCTTTTGCAATACGTTTGTGCCTCTTAGTCATTAGTGTCGTACTGCTAAGTCACATGAATTTAATTTCTGTTGTAACtgaatttaataaaattgatgGTATCAGGAATAGGTCTTTATCTATGACTGACTTTCCTGACTCGCTCTAAATACCTATCAGTCAAAGAAGCATGAACTCATCCTTTAAGAAGTAGCTTCATATATGATATTAGCTTACTCTCTTTGTATAACAAAAGTGAGAAAACTTAATAATGTTTTTATTCCTATTGGTGGCGGTTAAATAAGCTTAAGTTGATTAGGATAATATCCATGAGCTCTTGTATGTTCTCTTAGCTATAGGATTttactttcatgttacctagagaccaaaagaataaagaattATCATAATAACTTTGTATTATAATCCTATCTAATACTTCctccaaaataatttataattctaTGTGGTATCGATGCTAAGTAGGTGTACTCGTGGTTGCTCAAAGtatatcataatataattgATTCTGGCTTGAAACTATATTTATATCTCAGCCTGCATTTTCTTACAAAACAAACTAACATGTGCTTTTGATTTTTGATGGCACACCACTGCTAGCTTTTAAGCTCTCTCTTCTACTAACCTGAAAATGAAAAATCCATTCAGTCGTATGGAGAAGTGAAAAGTTAAGCGAGTGTCTATGGTAACTTGTTACAGTCTCGAAGATATTCCTAACAGAAGCAGTTCACTCAGACATTTCTTGTGAGTGTTAAAAAGAACTTCGGTTGGAAATATTCGATTGAGATGCTTTGTTTTCTTCTGTTTATGTCTGCGCAAAGATTTTAGACTTTAACAAACTTGAGATTTGACCACCAAAGCTCTATGTTGCATCAGAGTTTGCAACTCATTGCAAAATGGAACCTGCATCCCCTACTTCTGTCTGGTTTTTGGGTTCCTTCTTAATCGAATTAGTTTGGTGGCTTAGTACCTATTGCTTAATTTTTATCAGACATTTCTATGCTTTCTAGCTGGGTAGTCATGGGCTCATGGCTGAACTACTGTACTTCCTGAATAGAGAGTTTAAGTCTACTGTGGATTGAAAATATAGAAATGCTcctgataaaaaataaaaatatatatagaaaggCCGTCTGTTTctctaaattatattatatgatgCATTCAGCAGATATCGCTCAACTGATTTTTAGCTTCATACTCAGCCATAATATTCTGAATTTCTTTATTGGCTCCTTTTTTGCTTGTAATGGTGAGTCTGGTGACTGTCCCTCAGCCACAACTTACATTTACTTCTAACTCCAGGTGAACATTCTTGTGGATAACTTGGATATAAAAAACGTGAACAGTGTGAACCTGAAAGCTGCAACTTCTGCTGCTCTTCTCCTTTTGCCGTCAAAATTCACGGAGGTTAGTCTctttattcatttcttgtcAATTAGTACGGGAACATAACACATGCCACTTGGAATTTGGTGTTTATGCAGGAAGATTTATATGCCAAAATCTGTAGCCTTTCATATACAGGTGACTTgcgtatgctttttgcggaggACAAAAATAAGGTAGATTTGACATTTGAGTGGGcctaaattttagatttttgtGGCCCTAACCGTACCACATGAAAGCATCACTCTACGTTTACGTTCAAAGTCTCAATTTTAAAGTTGATATTACTTCCAGCAGATCAACGAATATCAATTAATTTGTATCTCATATCTATAGAATATCCTTTTTGGACTAGAATTTGAATCCCAACTTTTAGCATATTATCCCATAGTGCATATGCAACTTTCATGCCACATTAACTGATTGAATTGATTCTTCCATTCGGTGGACATGAATTTCTTCACTGCATTTTGATCCAGGTGAACAAAATTGTACAAGGGCAGTTCCATTTATTTGGGGAAATGTATAAGCCATTACTGGAAGAATATGAGGCCAAAAACTTGTTGAGATTTTCATTAGCTGGTGATAAGCAAGTAAATATATTTCAGGTCTCTCTTTTTTCTAAAGCTGTCTCTTCCTTGCCATGGTTAATTCTCCTGAATGATGGATAATTCTTTATTAATCAATGTGCCTTAATAGCCTAACATATTTATATCTGCGATAAAACATGTTTTTTCTACTGAAACATAAAAAATCAGTATGTGTGTCAATGGGTGATCAAGAATATACAGCATGAGTCATGCTAATGGGGCCCTTATGTTGTTGCCTGTTACTTTCCATTTTTAATGGTAATTTTCTGGCCTTGAATGGTAACCTCTGTGGTCAGTGAAGTCCGTCTTTCTATTCTGAACATTTCTCAATTAGTTTTGACGTCATTTGCTTTCACCACTTGTCAAGTAGAGTTTTGGACGTCACAAGTTTCCTTGCATGGAAATTAGTTTGTACTTTTCATGATTGCAATTTGTTCATATTTCTGGTCATTGAGTCAATCTCGATCTTTGATTGCTTTCTTGATtttttcatattacttttgGTAATACATCTATATGAGATTCTTTGACTACACAAGCACGTCTTTTCTTTCTGATTGATCCAAGGAGATTGATTTTGATTACATCTCTGTCGAGATATCTAAATAGGAAAATCAAGGTTAAGTCAATCTCAAAGATTGACATCTTTTAGTGTTATCCAAATCAGGATTGTGGATTATCTGCTGCTTCTACCTtggtttcttctcttccttcatCAATCAGAAGTGAGATGGCCATGAAGCTTGGAGATAAGAGAATTCTGGACGACTCTGGTACGTATTTCAACTGCAAAAGGAGTGGATTTTCTGGAAAGAAAATAATCTTAAAGATTGCCTGTTCTTTCAGACTTCATTTCGTGTTAGTAGTTCCTGTTGAATTGTGTCTAACTGCCTCATTAGTGAAGCTACACATCAATTTAGTTATTTTATGTCTGTAACTCTCACGTTTGGATCCTGATACCATGTTGGATTGTGTGTTTGTCTCATCTCTAGAGAAAAGACACTTCTATTTAGTTATATTAGTTCTTATGATAAGCTCTTATAATGTTCCCTCCTCAGCTAAAGCAAATCATTTCACCTGTGACATATTTTCTTGTAGGTAGAGTTAGACAACAAGTAGTGATTGGATCAAAAGAACAGGCTGCTGAGTGCATGAAAAGGCTAGTTAGACATAAGGTTATGTTCTCCAGCACGAGGCAGGCTGTTGCAGGTTTATTGACTGCTGGTGCTGTTCATGGAGTCAGATATGTTGCAAACAAGATGCACAAGGCTTGGAAATCTTGGGTGTAGTTGCTTCCTGTTCTTGGGTGACATCACTGTTTTTTAACTGCTTCAGACATGTGGATATGCCACAAGTACAGTTACACCTAATGACATGCGGTTCAACCATAGAGTTCTTTGCATGGATAGACTTTGTCGACTCTCCTGCTGCTTtttcaaaataaacaaatagaATACATAGGGAAAATAACCAAACACCCCACTAAAAATTTTCTTCTGAAAGTTTTCTGTTCACTTgcatcttttcttttatttatttcaaagttGGGAAGTGTTCTTCAGGTATGGTCGAGCTGTTATATGATTTAGAACATCCTAATGTACCAGTTAAAGATCTTAATCAATGGTTCTAACAAGGAATTGCTATTGTTACTCTGTGTGTGCGTGTTTCCCCCATCTTTCCATAGCAGACTTGTAAAAAAGCGCTCTCCTAAGGTTCATGAATTGATCATCATGCTTCATTAGGCATGCTTACATCTCCAATTTATTCATTCAAGTATAGTTTCCTTCTCTTACTCTTATTCTTTTCCTTGGAATTTTCTTCCAACCCTGATTTTCCAGTTAACTTCAAATTGGAGCAAGTTGAGCAGAAGGTGGTATTgttcaaattttatctctgCCCCCAAAGGGACAAGTTGAATAAAGGTGCCAAGTTTCTGAAGAAAGAAAATCTTCTCCTGCACATaaaatgaatgctaagaaaGCTACCCATCAAAATcttcaatctatattttcctTTAACTTATTCAGAGTGAGGCACATCAATATGTCTATACTAACAGTTTCTTCTAAAAGTATCAAAGTGGATTATTAATTTGAGATATAGGACAAAGGAGCGGACGCTTCACATAAATTAAGCAAGGATACTATTCTTTAAAACAACCAAATCTGCAGTCAAGAAAATTACAATAACAGAGTATGCAATGAAGTGTACTAATAATTGGGCTTAAACTCCTTCTACGACATCTTGCATATCTAATTCGATTTAGTTTCAAAGAATAGTCAAATTAACTCTCGTAAAGCTAAATGTAACAAGTAAAGGGGTAGTTCAAGAAGCTCAAATATCGAAAGTTAACAGTAGTAGAAAAGAGAACAAAAATTAACAGTACTAAAACCTCACGAGTATGTGGATATTATTCCAATAATGTAGCAGAAATCCTTGAGTACTGCAGGTGATATAGGACAAATTAGTCCAGCCTGTTGGTCTTCCTAGTTCCAGGCTAAATAATTGCAGACTGCATTATCTCTTTCGACATAAGACTTACCGTTAGTCCAAAGGAACTAAAACAGATTGTTGATATTTTCCACAAAGATGCAAACAATAATACGCAACTAGTACCTATCCATAGATCACATGCCCAATTCTCCATTGGCTCCGTTTTTTCTGTCTTGACCATATGGCATAAAACAGAAAAGGACTTGATTGAAAAAAGTAACTGGCTCATTGGCAACCTTATCAATAACAATAATTGAAGATAAGTGAGTCCATCCATCAAGAAAATGAATCTATAAACAGCAATTCCATCCCAATGAGCCAGTAATTACCAGCCTTTTACAACACAATAAGGAGTCCTGAAAGGAACATAACAGTAATAGACTCTACTGGTAAAATGGGAGATGAAATACAACAAAGAAGTTACTGGAGATGGAGCAAACAAGATTTCTTCCCAGGAGATTCTTTCCAGAATTGGAGCACATACCAATCAGCACTGTCACAAACATTTACCAGATTGAAGGACCGAGTTGCAAGCCGTTCTGAGGATGCTGATGAGATTGAGGAGCTAAGGAAACAAAGTGAGAATGAGATGAAACGTTGCCTTAGTTGGTGGGACCTCACCTGGTTCGGCTTTGGCTCTGTTATTGGAGCAGGTATCTTCGTACTCACTGGCCAAGAAGCTCATGAACATGCCGGATCAGCTATAGTTTTATCCTATGTGGCTTCTGGCATTTCAGCAATGCTCTCTGTTTTCTGCTACACAGAATTTGCAGTAGAAATTCCCGTGGCAGGAGGGTCATTTGCATACATCAGAGTAGAACTGGGAGACTTTGCAGCCTTTATCACAGCAGGAAACATAATTCTTGGATCCATTGCTGGTGGTGCCGCGGTAGCAAGAGCCTGGACTTCTTACTTTACAACTCTCTTGAATCGTCATCCAAACTCTTTACGTATACATACAAATCTCACAGACGGGTTCAACGTACTAGATCCAATAGCTGTTGCAATTCTAGCGTTTACATCAATAATTGCAATAAGCAGCACTAGAAAAACTTCATACTTCAACTGGATAGCATCAGCAGTAAATATGGTGGTGATTTTATTTGTCATAATTGCTGGATTTGCTCATGCCAATACCTCCAATTTGACACCCTTTATGCCACATGGTGCCAAAGGTATCTTTGTTGCAGCGGCAATAGTGTATTTTGCATATGGGGGTTTTGACAACATTGCAACCATGGCAGAGGAAACAAAAAATCCATCGAAAGATATACCATTAGGATTGCTAGGATCAATGTCAATTATCACCGTGATATATTGCTTGATGGCACTTTCACTGAGTATGATGCAAAACTATATAGATATAGATCCTCACGCTGCATACTCTATTGCATTTCAAAGAGTGGGGATGAAATGGGCAAAATACCTGGTTGCCCTTGGAGCTCTGAAAGGGATGACCACTGTGCTTTTGGCAGGAGCAATTGGACAGGCACGCTATGCCACTCATATTGCACGAGTGCACATGATTCCACCATGGTTTTCACTTGTTCACCCAAAGACGGGAACTCCCATAAATGCAACTCTCTTGATCAGACTTGCAAGTGCCTGTATAGCATTCTTTTCAAGTTTGGATGTCTTGGCAAGTTTGCTATCTATAAGCGGCCTTCTTATATCCATGATGATGGCTGTTGCTCTGCTTGTGAGGAGATACTATGTTAGAGGTATCACCCCCCGAACGAATCTTTTGAAGCTAACCTTCTTTCTACTGGTCATAATTGTATCCTCCGTTGGGACTTCTGCTTATTGGGGACTGAATCCTAATGGTTGGCTTGGTTATGCAGTAACTGTTCCCTTTTGGTTCCTGGCAACTTTGGCAATTTCGGTTCTTTTGCCACAGGAAAGAACACCAAAAGTCTGGGGAGTCCCACTGGTTCCATGGTTCCCATCCCTCTCAGTTGCAATAAACATGTTTCTCATGGGATCATTAGGAGCTCAGGCATTTATAAGGTTTGGCATATGTACAGTTGTAATgctgatatattatatattttttggcCTCCATGCAACTTATGACATGGCTCATCAACCAAAGAGGCCAATGTCTTCAAAGATCTTAGTAGAAGACATGGAAAG
The sequence above is a segment of the Solanum dulcamara chromosome 11, daSolDulc1.2, whole genome shotgun sequence genome. Coding sequences within it:
- the LOC129874968 gene encoding uncharacterized protein LOC129874968 isoform X1 yields the protein MVGVDRAELGGLLEILPPVEFCCIYGSKLHPNNKDETSMTDYIIGVSDPRQWHSENLKLNKNHYASCLIRLGGARMITDIANDIGVGVHFNPFVCCNNKMVKYGVVQMHDLIQDILGWKRFYLSGRLQKPVNILVDNLDIKNVNSVNLKAATSAALLLLPSKFTEEDLYAKICSLSYTGDLRMLFAEDKNKVNKIVQGQFHLFGEMYKPLLEEYEAKNLLRFSLAGDKQVNIFQDCGLSAASTLVSSLPSSIRSEMAMKLGDKRILDDSGRVRQQVVIGSKEQAAECMKRLVRHKVMFSSTRQAVAGLLTAGAVHGVRYVANKMHKAWKSWV
- the LOC129872990 gene encoding cationic amino acid transporter 5, with amino-acid sequence MGDEIQQRSYWRWSKQDFFPGDSFQNWSTYQSALSQTFTRLKDRVASRSEDADEIEELRKQSENEMKRCLSWWDLTWFGFGSVIGAGIFVLTGQEAHEHAGSAIVLSYVASGISAMLSVFCYTEFAVEIPVAGGSFAYIRVELGDFAAFITAGNIILGSIAGGAAVARAWTSYFTTLLNRHPNSLRIHTNLTDGFNVLDPIAVAILAFTSIIAISSTRKTSYFNWIASAVNMVVILFVIIAGFAHANTSNLTPFMPHGAKGIFVAAAIVYFAYGGFDNIATMAEETKNPSKDIPLGLLGSMSIITVIYCLMALSLSMMQNYIDIDPHAAYSIAFQRVGMKWAKYLVALGALKGMTTVLLAGAIGQARYATHIARVHMIPPWFSLVHPKTGTPINATLLIRLASACIAFFSSLDVLASLLSISGLLISMMMAVALLVRRYYVRGITPRTNLLKLTFFLLVIIVSSVGTSAYWGLNPNGWLGYAVTVPFWFLATLAISVLLPQERTPKVWGVPLVPWFPSLSVAINMFLMGSLGAQAFIRFGICTVVMLIYYIFFGLHATYDMAHQPKRPMSSKILVEDMESARA
- the LOC129874968 gene encoding uncharacterized protein LOC129874968 isoform X2; protein product: MVGVDRAELGGLLEILPPVEFCCIYGSKLHPNNKDETSMTDYIIGVSDPRQWHSEITDIANDIGVGVHFNPFVCCNNKMVKYGVVQMHDLIQDILGWKRFYLSGRLQKPVNILVDNLDIKNVNSVNLKAATSAALLLLPSKFTEEDLYAKICSLSYTGDLRMLFAEDKNKVNKIVQGQFHLFGEMYKPLLEEYEAKNLLRFSLAGDKQVNIFQDCGLSAASTLVSSLPSSIRSEMAMKLGDKRILDDSGRVRQQVVIGSKEQAAECMKRLVRHKVMFSSTRQAVAGLLTAGAVHGVRYVANKMHKAWKSWV
- the LOC129874968 gene encoding uncharacterized protein LOC129874968 isoform X4; protein product: MTDYIIGVSDPRQWHSENLKLNKNHYASCLIRLGGARMITDIANDIGVGVHFNPFVCCNNKMVKYGVVQMHDLIQDILGWKRFYLSGRLQKPVNILVDNLDIKNVNSVNLKAATSAALLLLPSKFTEEDLYAKICSLSYTGDLRMLFAEDKNKVNKIVQGQFHLFGEMYKPLLEEYEAKNLLRFSLAGDKQVNIFQDCGLSAASTLVSSLPSSIRSEMAMKLGDKRILDDSGRVRQQVVIGSKEQAAECMKRLVRHKVMFSSTRQAVAGLLTAGAVHGVRYVANKMHKAWKSWV
- the LOC129874968 gene encoding uncharacterized protein LOC129874968 isoform X3; protein product: MVGVDRAELGGLLEILPPVEFCCIYGSKLHPNNKDETSMTDYIIGVSDPRQWHSENLKLNKNHYASCLIRLGGARMITDIANDIGVGVHFNPFVCCNNKMVKYGVVQMHDLIQDILGWKRFYLSGRLQKPVNILVDNLDIKNVNSVNLKAATSAALLLLPSKFTEVNKIVQGQFHLFGEMYKPLLEEYEAKNLLRFSLAGDKQVNIFQDCGLSAASTLVSSLPSSIRSEMAMKLGDKRILDDSGRVRQQVVIGSKEQAAECMKRLVRHKVMFSSTRQAVAGLLTAGAVHGVRYVANKMHKAWKSWV
- the LOC129874968 gene encoding uncharacterized protein LOC129874968 isoform X5, whose amino-acid sequence is MTDYIIGVSDPRQWHSEITDIANDIGVGVHFNPFVCCNNKMVKYGVVQMHDLIQDILGWKRFYLSGRLQKPVNILVDNLDIKNVNSVNLKAATSAALLLLPSKFTEEDLYAKICSLSYTGDLRMLFAEDKNKVNKIVQGQFHLFGEMYKPLLEEYEAKNLLRFSLAGDKQVNIFQDCGLSAASTLVSSLPSSIRSEMAMKLGDKRILDDSGRVRQQVVIGSKEQAAECMKRLVRHKVMFSSTRQAVAGLLTAGAVHGVRYVANKMHKAWKSWV
- the LOC129874968 gene encoding uncharacterized protein LOC129874968 isoform X6, with the translated sequence MITDIANDIGVGVHFNPFVCCNNKMVKYGVVQMHDLIQDILGWKRFYLSGRLQKPVNILVDNLDIKNVNSVNLKAATSAALLLLPSKFTEEDLYAKICSLSYTGDLRMLFAEDKNKVNKIVQGQFHLFGEMYKPLLEEYEAKNLLRFSLAGDKQVNIFQDCGLSAASTLVSSLPSSIRSEMAMKLGDKRILDDSGRVRQQVVIGSKEQAAECMKRLVRHKVMFSSTRQAVAGLLTAGAVHGVRYVANKMHKAWKSWV